From a region of the Halomonas sp. HL-93 genome:
- a CDS encoding AAA family ATPase codes for MSTKGSGAMSLGLDSPTYEDVMSFTSDQMELREEDIRKHYGTATAMLEGIDHTPRLAKPEASGQPTAPERSPGISQTRRLRSTTPGLVTRSTARPEGVHLRARIEAFETDDPLVSPLQATALHQLRRALAIALAVGEVYATSSGLAELKRANLAGTLNTERKAEFTQLLAGEALTVVHVFANATAFLIAPHTSDATVEIGEVAELLTDNASLALNGVLWEIDQKLACHASNESQLTATLSAFAEQCMEKVALRAQSAPRLSPFSDAVWRIEADDLTLRGFEPATKAKSPTLTMAFKKPHEVVGNHIAKYQSLRLAKMLMAYDFERRLNPFAEMGGFIFTFMGDGKPGTGKTTLIQMMAGLLHDYCQVAGYPFRYQNFGIDNIDSYQGKSGQNAKAFISNLMDPGVIGFGTVDDIDQIAGKRGDRQSSAGQQEVTAVLMDAFAGANTVVRGNCTFGMFSNYPENVDDALRQRSGARFLVDGPQTREDYIDVLHLLLGKNHQIPLGEHDLYAAQEIQKAVAQSFQSHSRPQEETLLAVFDRVHSQIGELDTVAKLGTYLKAIQQADERFTGRAIKNITDAVKVRSMDFELPDEWMENPELFLFKDYVTKSNMIDELKVPITTDMVLQEINRYADSEFRYAGKSDAAAIESMVRDLGLQEAARKRYLEGQKT; via the coding sequence ATGAGCACCAAAGGTAGCGGAGCAATGTCATTGGGGCTGGATAGCCCTACATACGAGGATGTCATGAGTTTTACTAGCGACCAGATGGAACTGCGCGAAGAGGATATTCGCAAGCATTACGGCACTGCCACCGCCATGCTGGAAGGCATTGACCATACGCCACGGCTAGCCAAACCTGAAGCTTCAGGACAACCAACCGCGCCAGAGCGCTCACCCGGCATCAGTCAGACACGCCGTTTACGCTCTACCACTCCGGGTTTGGTGACCCGTTCAACCGCTCGACCTGAAGGCGTCCATTTGCGCGCCCGTATTGAAGCGTTTGAAACAGACGACCCGCTTGTCTCGCCACTCCAAGCCACAGCGCTTCACCAACTCCGACGGGCATTGGCCATTGCATTGGCGGTTGGCGAAGTTTATGCAACCTCATCCGGGCTTGCCGAGCTGAAACGGGCTAATTTAGCAGGTACGTTGAATACGGAGCGCAAAGCTGAATTCACCCAGCTACTGGCAGGTGAAGCGCTCACCGTCGTGCATGTCTTTGCCAATGCTACCGCTTTCCTGATAGCGCCTCATACTAGCGACGCCACCGTCGAAATTGGCGAGGTAGCCGAGCTATTGACCGATAATGCGTCGCTTGCTCTGAATGGCGTGCTATGGGAAATCGACCAAAAGCTTGCGTGCCATGCCAGCAATGAGAGCCAATTAACAGCAACGCTTAGCGCCTTCGCCGAACAATGCATGGAAAAAGTCGCGCTGCGCGCGCAAAGCGCTCCAAGGCTTTCACCCTTTAGCGACGCCGTTTGGCGCATAGAGGCTGACGATCTGACACTGCGGGGATTCGAGCCGGCCACCAAAGCAAAGTCCCCAACGCTGACCATGGCCTTCAAAAAACCGCATGAGGTAGTGGGCAACCACATAGCCAAGTATCAGTCTCTGCGGCTCGCCAAAATGCTGATGGCTTACGATTTCGAGCGACGCTTAAATCCTTTCGCGGAAATGGGCGGTTTCATCTTCACGTTTATGGGCGACGGCAAGCCAGGAACGGGTAAAACCACCTTGATTCAAATGATGGCGGGCCTCCTGCACGACTACTGCCAAGTGGCCGGCTATCCATTTCGTTATCAGAACTTCGGCATCGACAACATAGATAGCTACCAGGGCAAGTCTGGTCAAAACGCCAAAGCGTTTATCAGCAACCTGATGGACCCAGGCGTTATCGGCTTCGGCACCGTTGATGATATCGATCAGATTGCAGGCAAGCGGGGGGACCGCCAGTCTTCGGCGGGGCAGCAGGAGGTTACCGCCGTGCTGATGGATGCCTTCGCGGGTGCCAATACGGTTGTCCGCGGCAACTGTACTTTCGGTATGTTCTCCAACTATCCCGAAAACGTCGATGATGCCTTGCGGCAGCGTTCGGGCGCACGTTTTTTGGTCGATGGGCCGCAAACACGAGAAGATTACATTGACGTTCTCCACCTGCTGCTAGGTAAAAACCACCAGATTCCTTTGGGCGAGCATGACCTTTACGCCGCTCAGGAAATCCAGAAGGCGGTAGCTCAATCTTTTCAATCACATAGCCGTCCCCAGGAGGAGACCTTACTGGCGGTGTTTGATCGCGTCCACTCTCAAATAGGTGAACTTGATACCGTCGCCAAGCTCGGCACTTACTTGAAAGCAATTCAGCAGGCCGACGAACGGTTCACCGGGCGTGCTATTAAAAACATCACCGATGCAGTCAAGGTGCGCTCGATGGACTTCGAGCTACCAGATGAGTGGATGGAAAACCCAGAGCTATTTCTGTTTAAGGATTACGTTACTAAATCCAACATGATTGACGAACTGAAAGTGCCCATCACCACAGATATGGTGCTACAGGAGATTAACCGCTACGCCGACAGTGAGTTCCGCTATGCGGGTAAATCCGATGCCGCCGCCATCGAAAGCATGGTTCGCGATTTAGGCCTTCAGGAAGCCGCGCGTAAGCGTTACCTGGAGGGGCAGAAAACATGA